tttttttgtgtgtgcgctttttgggttttgtttctttgtgtgtttctttgattgcttctttgtttgtttgttagttagttagttcgtgtgtttgtttgtttgcttgtatatttgtttgtttgtttgtttgtttgtttgtgtaggggggggggggttgttggtATGCTATTCTTTCTATTTTTGGTTCTTTTTTCacaaatttctttcttttttggaaGCAAAGGTTAAGAAGAGACATCTCGGTTTGTTTAGTTGTCGTACGTCCTTAATAAACCAAAGTCAAAATAATTATTTCCTTCTTGGTCAGTGCATACTGCTGGACCAGTATGTAATTTTCTGGCTGCGGTACAAAGACAAAGGTGACCGGATCGAGCACGTTCTTCATCCTGGCTTCCTTATTACCACTAACCTCTGAAAAAAGACCTGGCATTCTGATCGACCTAGCTGCTCAATTAGGCCTGATGGccaacacacagacgcacacaagAACAAAACGGCTATTTTCTTGACTGAAGACTCTTGAAGCTGCCTTCCTCCATGTTGACTGCAAAAGATCAAAGCATCCATTTGTTTGGACACATCCCCCCAAATCTACAGCCTGGCTGATTTCTGTGAaatttctctttatttctctatctctgtctctctatctctctgtctctctatctctatctctctgtctctctgtctctctctctctctctgtctctctctctctctgtctctctcactctgtctctctgtctctctgtctctctgtctctctgtctctctctctctctgtctctctgtctctctctctctctgtctctctgtctctctgtctctctgtctctctctgtctctttctctctctctctctctctgtctctctctttctctgtctctctctctgtctctctctgtctctctctgtctctctctctctctgtctctctctctctgtctctctctctctgtctctctctctctctgtctgtctctctctctcagtctctctctctctctgtctctctgtctctctctctctgtctctctgtctctctctgtctctctctctctctctgtctctctctctctctctttctctgtctctctctctctgtctctctctctctgtctctctctctctctgtctctctctctgtctgtctctctctctgtctctctctctctctgtctctctctctctgtctctctctctgtctctctctctgtctctctctctctctgtctctctctctgtctctctctgtctctgtctctctctctgtctctctctgtctctgtctctctctgtctctctctctctctgtctctctctctctctgtctctctctctctgtctctctctctgtctctctctctgtctctctctctgtctctctctctctctgtctctctgtctctctctctgtctctctctctctctgtctgtgtctctatgtctgtgtctatctctctctctgtctgtgtttctctcagtctgtctctctctctgtctctctctctgtctctctctctctctgtctctgtctctctctgtctctgtctctctctgtctctgtctctgtctctgtctctgtctctgtctctctctctgtctctctctctctttcctctttctctctctctctctctttctctctctctctctttctctctatctctctctctttctccctatctctctctctccttctctctctctctctatctctctctctcctcactctctctctcctcattctctctctctatctccctctttctttctctctccctctctctctttctctttctctctctctctctcctctctctctctcactcattctctctctgtctctctctctctgtctgtctttctctctctctctctctctctctctctctctctctctctctctctctgtctctctctctctctgtgtctctatctctgtctctctctctctcatcccccccccccccccccccccccccccccgtttctatctctgtctctgtgagAATCAAATTCATAACGGACACCTATCTCAATCAACGCACAAAGATCCCACTCTGCATTGAAAGCACCCACGTTGCAGAGTACAGTTACGTGTCCAACTGGAACGATACTCACATCCCAGGTAAAAGCGATTTACAGAGAAGCCCGCTTGTCAGGGAGGTAAAATTAAAAAGGCCAAACCTGCAAATGAAAAGTGGCTTTGACAGTCTCAGAACAATACTTGTCATGAACCGGAGGACCACGTGCAGTGGGGTTCGGTAGCTTAGTTGGTGGAGAACTGGACTTGTGTTCATCATGCCACAGGTTCGAattcaggccgggacggacacgagtTAAATGTATGTCTGAAAGACGGTATTCATGCACGTACCGTGGCACGTAAATAAACTCGGTAATTCTGCCCAAAGTGCAGGTGgatgataaggccaaaaaaaaaaaattgtctgtttagggtaacccgaccgaccctatcgatttggcgccgacccaaaaacttttttttgatttcaaaaaaaaaaaaagaaaaaaaagaggtaaaaatgctaaaaagagacatttggcgtttctttctctccctttctctctgttttatttatacgttagttttgaaacatgtattcatcaaatataagaagtgaatgttcagccaacatagcatttacacacctacacaaacaaaaaaaacaaaaaaaaacaaaaaaaacctacctacctaccgaccctactttttttggtcatgttaccctaaacagacaattttttttttttggcctaactggGTAGgccgactcttgttgctgctagttttCCACTAGGAGGAAGTGCCAGAATTTCCCAGCAAATAAAAGAGATATAATAAAGTATGAATTGAAATGAAATGAACTTGGAACCTCTGAGCCTTGCGTAGTCTCATTCTACTGTTAAAGCTTCAAATAacttgggcgaagtcgacttcacatagctcgctgcacgaagctttagcactgaatttTCAGTActaagacttcgcaaagtcaacttcgggcaGTCGGTATGGCCAGCGGGCTGGGCGAAGAGGGCTCAGACAATCTGCCTTGaagtccaaaaacaaatagactaccaacgttccaaaattcagaatgaaaaaaacaagaaaggtatgttgttgaaaCGTTTCAAAATAGTaataatcaaacgttccaacaacatactttcttgggttttttttattcactcTGCCTTGACTATAATGACGTTGCAATGTATTGCAGGAAGAAGACCTCATGGACTGCGCCAACAAGCTGTGCAGCAGGATCAAGCCCGGGGCGACGTGCGGGCCCGTGCTGGACTTCGACATGCTGCTCCTCGGGCACAAATGTCGCGACATGGGCCTCGTCATGCAGTTCCTGGGCGCCCCACAGAAAAAGCACTGAGCGGATGAGCGGCGTCACAGCCAACTCGTCACGGCGTTACCGTTCGGCGTGACTCTCTGATACTTGTAGCGGGTGTTTGGCGGTGACGGAGTTTCGAGAGTGATTCTTGTGACAGCGTTACGGCGTGACTCTTGCCACTCGTAGCGGATGTTGGGCGGTGACAGAGTTCGAGAGTGATTCTCGTAACAGCGTTACGGCGTGACTCTTGCTACTCGTAAGGGGTGTTGGGCGGTGGCGGTTCGTCGTTGAGTGAATCTGTTGTTACGGCGTGACATTCATTACAAGTGTGCACGTCACGCGGTTACGATCGTCGTTGAACATTTCTGATGACGTTTTACGGCGTGACGCTTATTGCTTGTAGTGAATGTTGTGCTGATGACTGTTCTCTTCGAGTGACTCTGGGGTAGTTAAGAGTGTTATTAAACGTAGCAAGGACTTACGTTTTATAGGTAATAAAGtacgattttgttttgttttcaactTTGAGCTTCTTCAATATATCCTTgcggtaaaaaaaaatcaagattAAAAGAAAAGTAGATGATAATTCTGCCGTTTTTTAACTTTGGTTTTTGATTCTGCTAAAAGTATTTTGTATCATGACACATATCTTTATGTTTAACTTCGTGGAGAGACATTGGCACCTTAAATTTTGCAGCTGTTAAAATGATGTATACTGTAAAtgattttcttgtgaaaaaGTGAATTGTTTTGAAGCCTACATTCCAGTGAAAGTATGATAATGTTATATCTTATATGGCAGTATAATCAGGAACTACTTTTTCATAGGAGAATCAAAGAAAACATAGCGTTAGCTTCAGCTTTTGAGTACTTTAGTCCCGAAGActatataatatgattatttaaATTAAAGGTATTTCAACTGTTGAATGTCTGTTTTACGGGGCACAGGGAATAAAGTGAATACAAAAGAAAGTATTTTCTTGTCTGGTTTCTTTTATTAATTTCGtccgttttttatttttttatttttttttatataccaGGTGAAGCCCTAAAACAATCAAGAACATCGATAGTAATCATTCTGTCctggttggctcacgtaagtgtagcctatgcgatcataactttgtctgtctgtgcgtgcgtgcgtatgtgcgtgcgtgtgtatgtctgtggtattggctcacgtaagtgtagcctatgcgatcataactttgtctgtctgtgcgtgcgtgcgtatgtgcgtgcgtgtgtatgtatgtggtaaaaactctaacatttgaagacgtcacattacattgacgtcacattatgacgtaagagggttagacgtcacgcgaaggaagtactgaaagtctcggtcattattattttgagcgggccgagactatttggcagtcgtgtccctgtaagtaggctacatgcagacagacagatctagatctagtgtctcgctttcttgcacagtttcacctatgctctttctgtgtgtgtgtgtgtgtgtatgtgtgacggagtgattgagtttgtgttactgtttgtcgatttcttacgtgagccttgatggcttcgcctcttgtttttgcaTGGGACAAGAACATCGTTCCACTCGGACACAAATCAAAcatctacagcctggctgcattCTGTGCAGAGTTCTTACGGTTTTCTTAATCAACTTTACATTTAGACACTGGATTTAAGTATGACATTACTTCAACAACAAACTTTCTCAACTTGAAAGTCAAGCAGACAGGCTAGAAAAACTTAACGTCTGTCCAATGAAGTGGGGCTCTTATTTGACATGTACAGGCCTTGACGATTGTGTGGTGGTTGAAATGATTGAGGACTCGGAAAAGAAAGTACCTTTAATAAAGAAGATAAGGAAGGGAAAAAGCAGAAGGACATTTGCAAGATGAGCTCAGAAAaactaaacaagaaatcttAGATAAGAAAACAAATGATGGCATTTTAATAATTTATAAAAGATATAAGGCGAGtcatcaggtgtgtgtgtgtgtgtgtgtgtgtgtgtgtgtgtgtgtgtgagtatgtatgtgggtgtgtgtgcgtgtgtgcgtgcgtgcgtatgtttgtgtgtctgtatttgtgCATTTGCCTGTGTCAGTGCtcgtctgtcttcttgtctttcaccttgtctgtctgtctgtctgtctgtctgtctgtatgtatgtttctctagctctctgtctctctgtctgtatactTCTGCTCATGCTTGTCTGCCTACCATTGTGTTTGTCCTCCAACACATTATATGTGTGCTGTCCATGCATGCGTCATTGAATTAGCAAACTTGTCAGTACCGACACAAAACGCCAAGGAAAAGGTTCCATATGTTGAAAAAGCATATAACTCGTTTAGCAACCAACGAAAGCGATAAAGCCACCCTTCCCAGATTATATTACTCTGATTTCTTGCCACTCCTGTATCACGCTGCAAAAGAATATGAAAATAGAGGGAAGGAAGCAAATTCAATTGCCGGGCACCGCGACGACATCTGAGACGACACATGAACATCAGCACATACATCGGCATGAGAGAgaggggcacacacacacacacacacacacacacacacacacacacacacacacacacacacacacacacacacacacacacacacacacacacatacagagacatACAAAaaatacagacaggcagagagagagagacacacacacacacacacgtacgcatacacacacacacacacacacacacacacacacacacacacacaaagacagacagagacagagagaaacggagagccggactgacacacacacacacacacacacaaagacagacagagacagagagaaacggagagactgacacacacacacacatttaaacacacacacgcaaactgCGCTTGCTGTTGGTAGCACACACAAATGTGATTACTTTGTTCTTCACGACATAATGCACAACAAAAGTGGCACGAAACAAGTAAACAGCCCTGATGCATGCTTGTCAAAAAGGGAATGAAGATTTCGTCAACACAAAAACCGGCTATACACTAGCACCTTAAATATTCATTACAAACAGGTTTTCCCGGGTGCTTTTGGAAGAACTCACGATTCGATGTGTATCTGCATGATGACAAGATGTTTGAGGGCAATAAGTCATTCACATTTTAAGGTGCACAATAAATCATACTCACaggaagagagatagagggaagcGTAGTTATGAATTGACGCTGGCGAATTTGaaggcacacacacgcgcaagcgCGGACGTACTCCCATTCtgcatgaaaataaaacaacgcacgcacacacacacacacacacacacacacacacacacacacacacacatacacacacacacacattcacacacacacacatacccctcccccccacacacacacacaaacacacgcacgcacacacacacacactcacacgcacgcacgcacgcactcactaacacacacacatacccccccacacacacgcacacacgcacgcacactcacacgcatgcacgcatgcacgcacgcactaacacacacgtacgcacgcagacacgcacgcacacacacacacacacacacacacacacgcgcgcgcgcgcgcgcgcacacacatatatatacatgtatatatatggaCAGACATAATAATatatgcagacagacaaacaggtaggCAAGCTGGTAAACAGGTTGGACAGCTGACATGCAAGGGAAGGTCGAGGCAGAGATTGAGTGTgaaagagtgagacagacagacaggtggataaacatttaaaataaaagcaaaacacAAGGGCTGCTATAGTCCTCGACCTTCGTCGTCATTGCGTAGACCAGCTTGACTATGCAAGTAGCTGCATCAGTCAAACAATGCTACGAAGCCGTTTCGCGCGAAAGTCTGGTTAGTTTCAGGACACAAGTTCCCAGAACTAGCCTTCTTTCATACAGTATATGAAAATGACACCGAATATATATTTGCCAAAATGTATTCATATCCTGTTCGGCCTGTGAAGGATGGGCAGGAGTTGTAATTGATACGTCTTGTTTGTCACGGTAAAACACGGGCATAGCACGTAACTTCCGTGACACTGAAAAATAAGGTCAGGACGcagtctccttcttcttctcctccttcctTTCAGCACTAGTTGGGTGATGGAAACTTGGAAGGGTTTTGTTGATGAGTTGGACACCTAATCCATCATTCCATCACAAAGACGTTCAGACAAAGGTACGTAGGTCACCGCATTTTCATTTCCTGTCTGACTGCGTAGGCAGTGTGGGGCAGCAAGAGAAGGTGCACTAAATTGGGTATGCTCTTTTCTTGACCCTCTCTTTCAAAGTGAATTTTCTTAGTGACGTCAAAAGCGAGAACAAAAGTTCCAGAAGACGTCATAATGCAAAACATAGCGTCAAGCAAAGAAAATCTGTCACTTCTTTAAATGTTGCATATTACCTGAGGAACTGACACATTAGATGGAGAACAAAGGTTGTGTTGGTAATCTCCTCATACCAGTAGCTGAAAAGTGTTCGGAAGGTCGCCGCCAGGCTGTGCAAGTATCGGTATCGTACACCATTATGGAATCCAAGCAGTAATCGAGGGATACAATAGACTGGGCACTCCATTGTTAATGTCCATATGTTCTTCTGGTACCATGCTTCTTCCTATCTTCTCCTTGGTGGTATCATCAAGCCAAGTGATGAACAAGGCTGTGTGTGCTTCATATTGCTGAAACTATTTTCTTGATTGGAAATTTAGTTAGACTGCAGTCAGGTATTAACAAATAATGACCGTGAGAGGAAAGGTCTGTATCTGACGATATACCTTTCCAAAAAAAGGTCGCCTTTTTGTTTTCCCGCAAGGAAGTAATTTCTGATCAGTGTTAAAATGCGGTTCTTCCAAACTGTCACAAACGTTAGAATCAACTCATTTTGACTTTAGTGTAAAAACTAGGCCATACCTTTAGGCTACTTCAGTGGTCATTCTCCCCTGCAAGATTTTTGACTGTTTAAAAGAGATCGCGATTATTAACAAGATTTGAATCAACAAGTATGAAAAGATCTGAGATGTTTAGAAACTTTTcaagggcggatccaggatcttAAGGAAGGGAGGCCCACCCGCCCACCTAAACTT
This Littorina saxatilis isolate snail1 linkage group LG17, US_GU_Lsax_2.0, whole genome shotgun sequence DNA region includes the following protein-coding sequences:
- the LOC138952932 gene encoding uncharacterized protein, encoding MFRTQSLVMVLALTLALAASSAVLPFLNLNEMQPEHACYFLCDLCLEGGPEEDLMDCANKLCSRIKPGATCGPVLDFDMLLLGHKCRDMGLVMQFLGAPQKKH